A stretch of the Glycine soja cultivar W05 chromosome 13, ASM419377v2, whole genome shotgun sequence genome encodes the following:
- the LOC114382755 gene encoding xyloglucan glycosyltransferase 4-like translates to MAPNTEKSSNNDFTLLQVHDSDSPMFPEKQKATSRKQFTWFLLLKLHRVLTCLSWLTNGLKATFALVKKRVSLADMSDEGPKSRGRLYRFIKIFLALSIGGLAIEIIAHFNKWNLHNMIQPWEVQGLLQWCYVAWLSFREDYVAPLVLMVSKFCIVLFLIQSLDRLVLCLGCFWIKYKKLKPTFDADACDVEDPSNFPMVLVQIPMCNEREVYSQSIGAAAQLDWPKDRILIQVLDDSDDGNLQLLIKEEVASWKEKGVNIVYRHRLIRTGYKAGNLKSAMSCDYVKDYEFVAIFDADFQPNPDFLKLTIPHFKGKPDLGLVQARWSFVNKDENLLTRLQNINLCFHFEVEQQVNGYFLNFFGFNGTAGVWRIKALEESGGWLERTTVEDMDIAVRAHLNGWKFIFLNDVKVLCELPESYEAYKKQQHRWHSGPMQLFRLCLPAILTSKISVWKKANLIFLFFLLRKLILPFYSFTLFCIILPLTMFIPESELPLWVICYVPIIMSFLNILPSPKSVPFLVPYLLFENTMSVTKFNAMISGLFQLGSAYEWVVTKKTGRSSESDLLALAERESKSSNEEKILRRHSESGLELLGKLKQSEAPSKKKRNRLYRKELALALLLLTASARSLLSAHGVHFYFLLFQGLSFLIMGLDLIGEQVS, encoded by the exons atGGCACCAAATACTGAGAAGTCTAGTAACAACGACTTCACCTTGTTGCAAGTTCATGATTCGGATTCTCCCATGTTTCCAGAGAAGCAGAAAGCCACAAGCCGCAAGCAGTTTACTTGGTTTCTTCTCCTTAAACTCCACAGAGTTCTGACATGTTTGTCATGGCTGACCAATGGTCTCAAAGCCACTTTTGCTTTGGTCAAGAAGCGCGTTTCATTGGCTGACATGAGTGATGAGGGCCCTAAGAGTAGAGGAAGGTTGTACAGGTTCATCAAAATCTTTCTTGCTCTCTCAATTGGAGGCTTGGCCATAGAGATCATTGCTCATTTCAACAAATGGAACTTGCACAACATGATTCAGCCTTGGGAGGTTCAGGGTCTTCTGCAATGGTGCTATGTGGCTTGGCTCTCCTTCAGGGAAGACTATGTTGCTCCTCTAGTCTTGATGGTCTCAAAGTTCTGCATTGTGCTCTTCTTGATTCAGTCGCTGGATCGCCTTGTTCTCTGCCTTGGATGCTTCTGGATCAAGTACAAGAAGTTGAAGCCAACctttgatgcagatgcatgTGATGTTGAGGATCCTTCAAACTTCCCAATGGTCCTTGTTCAGATTCCCATGTGCAATGAGAGAGAG gTTTATTCACAATCAATTGGTGCTGCTGCTCAACTTGATTGGCCAAAAGACAGAATATTGATTCAAGTGCTGGATGATTCGGATGATGGGAATTTACAGCTGCTCATCAAAGAAGAGGTGGCCTCATGGAAAGAGAAAGGGGTGAACATTGTGTACAGGCACAGATTGATTAGAACTGGGTATAAAGCTGGGAATCTTAAGTCAGCCATGTCATGTGACTATGTCAAGGACTATGAATTTGTGGCAATATTTGATGCAGATTTCCAGCCCAATCCTGATTTCCTCAAACTAACCATTCCCCATTTTAAG GGAAAACCTGACTTGGGCCTGGTCCAGGCTAGATGGTCCTTTGTGAACAAGGATGAGAATCTACTCACGAGGCTCCAGAACATCAACTTGTGCTTTCACTTTGAGGTGGAACAACAAGTTAATGGCTACTTCCTAAATTTCTTTGGATTCAATGGAACAGCTGGTGTTTGGAGGATAAAGGCTTTGGAGGAATCAGGAGGGTGGTTGGAGAGGACCACGGTTGAGGACATGGACATAGCAGTTCGAGCTCACTTGAATGGATGGAAGTTCATCTTCCTTAATGATGTCAAAGTTCTATGTGAGTTACCAGAGTCTTATGAAGCTTATAAGAAACAACAACATCGTTGGCACTCTGGCCCAATGCAGCTTTTCAGGCTATGTCTTCCTGCTATACTAACTTCCAAG ATATCAGTATGGAAGAAggctaatttaatatttttgttcttcctgTTGAGGAAACTTATACTTCCCTTCTACTCCTTCACCTTGTTTTGCATCATACTACCCTTGACAATGTTCATACCTGAGTCTGAACTGCCCCTTTGGGTGATATGTTATGTCCCCATCATCATGTCTTTCTTAAACATCCTTCCATCCCCAAAATCTGTCCCTTTCCTAGTTCCTTATCTTCTATTTGAGAACACCATGTCAGTTACAAAGTTCAATGCCATGATTTCTGGATTATTTCAGCTAGGAAGTGCTTATGAGTGGGTAGTGACAAAGAAGACAGGGAGATCCTCTGAATCAGATTTGTTAGCCTTGGCTGAGAGAGAGTCAAAGTCTTCAAATGAAGAAAAGATTCTGAGAAGACACTCAGAGTCTGGCTTGGAGTTATTAGGCAAACTTAAGCAATCAGAAGCCccttcaaagaaaaaaagaaacagacTTTATAGGAAGGAACTGGCACTTGCACTTCTTTTGCTCACAGCATCTGCAAGAAGTCTTTTGTCAGCACATGGTGTTCACTTCTATTTTTTGCTCTTCCAAGGATTGTCATTTCTCATAATGGGTTTGGACTTGATTGGTGAGCAAGTGAGCTGA
- the LOC114381647 gene encoding uridine kinase-like protein 1, chloroplastic has translation MHNKKELILRVKQKTKVPSSATVASSTPDSTLTLNSLPNQPFVIGVFGGTASSKTTVCDMIIQQLHDHRVVLVNQDSFYHGLNPEELERVHEYNFDHPDAFDTEQLLECTRKLISGQGVHVPIYDFKKHQCSF, from the exons ATGCATAATAAGAAAGAGTTGATTTTGCGTGTAAAACAAAAAACCAAG GTCCCATCCTCCGCCACCGTCGCGTCCTCCACTCCCGATTCAACCCTAACCCTCAATTCCCTTCCCAATCAACCCTTCGTCATAG GAGTTTTTGGAGGTACTGCCTCGAGCAAAACCACCGTCTGCGATATGATCATTCAACAACTCCATGATCACCGCGTTGTCCTCGTAAATCag gaCTCGTTTTATCACGGGTTGAATCCTGAAGAGTTAGAACGTGTTCACGAGTACAATTTCGACCACCC AGATGCTTTTGACACGGAGCAGTTGTTAGAGTGCACAAGGAAGCTCATCAGTGGCCAGGGCgtgcatgttcccatttatgaCTTCAAGAAGCACCAATGCTCTTTCTGA
- the LOC114381310 gene encoding uncharacterized protein LOC114381310 isoform X1, producing the protein MVILCSLPLNYSAFLCQGTPFLPSKFPARVDYHRDVSLTSQTIFRIKIREKHANHSCTKFVTSAARNDHHLSYDDDLPQEPFLLTLIKDVIWGLRYIFVFLVEQPGQFKYIEWPSFSSTLRTAILTLILVAMLIVALSSVDSALSYLLALALRKRP; encoded by the exons ATGGTGATTCTTTGCTCGTTGCCACTGAACTATTCAG CTTTCCTTTGTCAAGGTACTCCTTTTCTACCATCAAAGTTTCCAGCAAGAGTTGATTATCACAGAGATGTTTCTCTGACATCACAAACG atttttagaataaaaataagagaaaaacatgcaaaccaTAGTTGCACCAAATTTGTGACATCTGCTGCAAGGAATGATCATCATCTAAGCTACGATGATGATTTACCTCAGGAGCCCTTTTTGCTAACATTGATCAAGGATGTCATATG GGGGCTAagatatatatttgtatttttggtTGAGCAACCTGGCCAGTTTAAATACATAGAGTGGCCAAGCTTTAGTAGTACG CTGAGGACTGCGATTCTGACTCTTATACTTGTTGCAATGCTTATTGTTGCATTATCATCTGTTGATTCGGCTCTCAGCTATCTATTGGCTTTAGCTCTTCGGAAAAGACCATAA
- the LOC114381310 gene encoding uncharacterized protein LOC114381310 isoform X2 codes for MVILCSLPLNYSGTPFLPSKFPARVDYHRDVSLTSQTIFRIKIREKHANHSCTKFVTSAARNDHHLSYDDDLPQEPFLLTLIKDVIWGLRYIFVFLVEQPGQFKYIEWPSFSSTLRTAILTLILVAMLIVALSSVDSALSYLLALALRKRP; via the exons ATGGTGATTCTTTGCTCGTTGCCACTGAACTATTCAG GTACTCCTTTTCTACCATCAAAGTTTCCAGCAAGAGTTGATTATCACAGAGATGTTTCTCTGACATCACAAACG atttttagaataaaaataagagaaaaacatgcaaaccaTAGTTGCACCAAATTTGTGACATCTGCTGCAAGGAATGATCATCATCTAAGCTACGATGATGATTTACCTCAGGAGCCCTTTTTGCTAACATTGATCAAGGATGTCATATG GGGGCTAagatatatatttgtatttttggtTGAGCAACCTGGCCAGTTTAAATACATAGAGTGGCCAAGCTTTAGTAGTACG CTGAGGACTGCGATTCTGACTCTTATACTTGTTGCAATGCTTATTGTTGCATTATCATCTGTTGATTCGGCTCTCAGCTATCTATTGGCTTTAGCTCTTCGGAAAAGACCATAA